The following is a genomic window from bacterium.
CGGCAGCTCACCGGTGATGCTCTTCCACGTCAAACTGCTCGCGAGGTGCACGAAGCAGCGCGCACGCACGCGCTGATCCCAGTCGGCGAGATCGCGCGGATCGGCGTAGATCTCCTGGCGCATGCGGCCGCCGGGAGCGAGGCCCATGGCGACAGGCGTCGCGCAAGCTTCGACAAGCGGGCTCTCCGCGCGCTCGGCAAACACGAGGCGCTTTTCGCGCCGCCAGATCTTGGCCTTCAGCGGATGCGCCAGGATCTGCAACCCGCCGTGCTCGGCCTCGCCCGTGAGCTGCTCTTCCGCCGTAGCGCCCATGCCCAGCGGCGCCGCCACGAACTGCCGCACGACGCCCTTCGCCACGCAGAAGCCGTCGAGCCAGGGCTGGCCGGGCACGGCGCAGTAGTCCTGGGGATCGCGGTGGAGGCCTTCGCGCCAGGTCTCCCCGCTCGCGGCGTTGATCTTGCCGGCGGCGATCTTCACGGCGAAGGGATAGCCGGCGGGGCTCCTGAAGTTCAGCCACATCGCCTCGGCCTGGTACATGGGCAGCAGCACGCCGCCGTGCCGGCGCCAGGCCTCGGGCAGGCGATCGGCGAAGTCGTCGACGTGGCGCAGCGGGAAGCGGCCGAGGCCGGCGGGCAGCGGGTACTCGCGACCGTCGTCGGGCAGGCGCAAGGTGCGCTGGAAGTCGATGCGCAGGCGCGCGTCGCGGTGGAGTTCGGGGAAGCTGATCTCGAGGGCGTCATGGCGAAGCTCGATCATCGTGCGCTCGCTTTCTACCAGTCGCCGTCGCGCACCTCGCGCACGAGGCGGAGGACGGACTGGTCGGGCAGGTCCTTGAGTTCGCGGATCAAGGCGGCGAAGAGCTGCGGCCGGCGGCGGATCACGGCCTGCAGGTCGCTGGAGACCTTGCCGGCCAGGGCGAGGAGCAGGTCCGGGTCCTCACCCAACTCGCGCGCCAGGAGCTGGATCTTCGCCTCGGAGGGCGGCGGCGTCTCGCCGCGCTCCACCTTGCTGAGGTAGCTGGGCTCCACTCCGACGCGCAGGGCGAGCTGCCGCAGCGAGTAGCTGCGGTCGGCGGCCTGGCGGGCCTCGCGCAGCTCGCGGATCATTGCGCCGAAAGGGCTGTCCTTGCTGCTGGGTTCGTCTGTCATAGTGTG
Proteins encoded in this region:
- a CDS encoding helix-turn-helix transcriptional regulator, giving the protein MTDEPSSKDSPFGAMIRELREARQAADRSYSLRQLALRVGVEPSYLSKVERGETPPPSEAKIQLLARELGEDPDLLLALAGKVSSDLQAVIRRRPQLFAALIRELKDLPDQSVLRLVREVRDGDW